In Rosa chinensis cultivar Old Blush chromosome 1, RchiOBHm-V2, whole genome shotgun sequence, a genomic segment contains:
- the LOC112198019 gene encoding NAC domain-containing protein 89 isoform X2: protein MSSERTTPLSVPVGYRFHPTEEELVNHYLKKKVHGGNDSEINQVIPEIDLCKYEPAELPALLGTETEAHDMEWFFFTRRAYKYNKSSRSNRSTKKGYWKITGKERGIKARRSKAVIGMKKTLTFYQGRVPKSKKTSWVIHECYLPGNGVIKQTQGDFVICRLKIRSDKKDSSVSNEGEPGSASVSEMNQEGNEELLFHQPQPLDDCCSSALQSPVSQKLEAVLQTNVTNDDCNELQSPFGDSDSCLLDGNEVSTCDENEAVYDVFPQLRDLPDQNLDSLFGPLQPQECCHTVLQSPIYTKLRDVPHPLQPQEYCPSILQSPIYTKLQDVLHPPQPQDYEPSKFQSPIYTKLGSVPHPLQPQDYQPSKLQLPIYTKLGTVPDANLYCGECNNWQFAVKKNVSTDEVGILVRQIMSNFENQATDFKIPEVHHPQTKGNLESVVYPFQPQNFTSQPLMYTEFGDALHNTESNELQSSFGDNDSSLTKFLNTNFAYQDCYSVD, encoded by the exons ATGAGCAGCGAGAGAACGACGCCGCTTTCAGTGCCGGTAGGCTACAGGTTCCATCCCACCGAAGAGGAGCTGGTGAACCATtatttgaagaagaaggttCATGGCGGAAATGATTCCGAAATCAACCAGGTCATCCCTGAAATCGACCTCTGCAAATACGAGCCGGCTGAGCTTCCTG CATTGTTGGGGACTGAGACAGAGGCTCATGACATGGAGTGGTTCTTCTTCACCAGAAGGGCTTATAAGTACAACAAAAGCTCTCGCTCGAATCGGAGCACCAAGAAGGGATACTGGAAGATCACAGGGAAGGAGCGTGGAATTAAAGCTCGACGATCCAAAGCTGTGATTGGGATGAAGAAGACATTGACTTTTTACCAGGGTCGTGTGCCGAAATCGAAGAAGACCAGCTGGGTCATTCATGAGTGCTATCTTCCTGGAAATGGAGTTATTAAGCAGACCCAG GGCGACTTTGTTATCTGTCGCTTGAAGATTAGATCAGATAAGAAGGATTCTTCAGTCAGTAATGAAGGAGAACCTGGAAGCGCGAGTGTGTCTGAAATGAATCAAGAG GGAAATGAGGAGTTGCTATTCCATCAACCTCAGCCTCTGGATGACTGCTGCTCCTCAGCACTGCAGTCACCGGTGTCCCAAAAGCTGGAAGCTGTTCTGCAAACCAACGTCACTAATGATGATTGTAATGAGTTACAATCACCATTTGGAGATAGTGATTCTTGTCTATTAGACGGGAATGAAGTTTCAACCTGTGATGAAAATGAGGCTGTGTATGATGTGTTTCCACAG CTACGTGATCTGCCAGATCAAAATCTGGATTCACTCTTTGGTCCACTTCAGCCACAAGAGTGCTGCCACACCGTACTGCAGTCACCAATATACACAAAGCTGAGAGATGTTCCACATCCACTTCAGCCACAAGAGTACTGCCCCTCCATACTGCAGTCACCAATATACACAAAGCTGCAAGATGTTCTACATCCACCTCAGCCACAAGATTACGAGCCCTCAAAGTTTCAATCACCAATATACACAAAGCTGGGAAGTGTTCCACATCCACTTCAGCCACAAGATTACCAGCCCTCAAAGTTGCAGTTACCAATATACACAAAGCTGGGAACTGTTCCAGATGCCAATCTCTATTGTGGTGAATGCAATAATTGGCAATTTGCagttaaaaaaaatgtttcaaCCGATGAAGTTGGCATATTAGTTAGACAAATCATGTCTAATTTTGAAAATCAAGCTACAGATTTTAAGATTCCAGAG GTGCATCATCCTCAAACCAAAGGAAATTTGGAATCAGTGGTTTATCCATTCCAGCCACAAAATTTCACGTCGCAGCCACTGATGTACACAGAATTTGGAGATGCTCTACATAATACTGAAAGCAATGAGTTGCAATCTTCATTTGGGGATAATGACTCTTCTCTCACAAAGTTCTTGAATACAAATTTTGCTTACCAGGATTGTTACTCGGTTGATTAA
- the LOC112198019 gene encoding NAC domain-containing protein 89 isoform X1 encodes MSSERTTPLSVPVGYRFHPTEEELVNHYLKKKVHGGNDSEINQVIPEIDLCKYEPAELPALLGTETEAHDMEWFFFTRRAYKYNKSSRSNRSTKKGYWKITGKERGIKARRSKAVIGMKKTLTFYQGRVPKSKKTSWVIHECYLPGNGVIKQTQGDFVICRLKIRSDKKDSSVSNEGEPGSASVSEMNQEGNEELLFHQPQPLDDCCSSALQSPVSQKLEAVLQTNVTNDDCNELQSPFGDSDSCLLDGNEVSTCDENEAVYDVFPQLRDLPDQNLDSLFGPLQPQECCHTVLQSPIYTKLRDVPHPLQPQEYCPSILQSPIYTKLQDVLHPPQPQDYEPSKFQSPIYTKLGSVPHPLQPQDYQPSKLQLPIYTKLGTVPDANLYCGECNNWQFAVKKNVSTDEVGILVRQIMSNFENQATDFKIPEVRMVHHPQTKGNLESVVYPFQPQNFTSQPLMYTEFGDALHNTESNELQSSFGDNDSSLTKFLNTNFAYQDCYSVD; translated from the exons ATGAGCAGCGAGAGAACGACGCCGCTTTCAGTGCCGGTAGGCTACAGGTTCCATCCCACCGAAGAGGAGCTGGTGAACCATtatttgaagaagaaggttCATGGCGGAAATGATTCCGAAATCAACCAGGTCATCCCTGAAATCGACCTCTGCAAATACGAGCCGGCTGAGCTTCCTG CATTGTTGGGGACTGAGACAGAGGCTCATGACATGGAGTGGTTCTTCTTCACCAGAAGGGCTTATAAGTACAACAAAAGCTCTCGCTCGAATCGGAGCACCAAGAAGGGATACTGGAAGATCACAGGGAAGGAGCGTGGAATTAAAGCTCGACGATCCAAAGCTGTGATTGGGATGAAGAAGACATTGACTTTTTACCAGGGTCGTGTGCCGAAATCGAAGAAGACCAGCTGGGTCATTCATGAGTGCTATCTTCCTGGAAATGGAGTTATTAAGCAGACCCAG GGCGACTTTGTTATCTGTCGCTTGAAGATTAGATCAGATAAGAAGGATTCTTCAGTCAGTAATGAAGGAGAACCTGGAAGCGCGAGTGTGTCTGAAATGAATCAAGAG GGAAATGAGGAGTTGCTATTCCATCAACCTCAGCCTCTGGATGACTGCTGCTCCTCAGCACTGCAGTCACCGGTGTCCCAAAAGCTGGAAGCTGTTCTGCAAACCAACGTCACTAATGATGATTGTAATGAGTTACAATCACCATTTGGAGATAGTGATTCTTGTCTATTAGACGGGAATGAAGTTTCAACCTGTGATGAAAATGAGGCTGTGTATGATGTGTTTCCACAG CTACGTGATCTGCCAGATCAAAATCTGGATTCACTCTTTGGTCCACTTCAGCCACAAGAGTGCTGCCACACCGTACTGCAGTCACCAATATACACAAAGCTGAGAGATGTTCCACATCCACTTCAGCCACAAGAGTACTGCCCCTCCATACTGCAGTCACCAATATACACAAAGCTGCAAGATGTTCTACATCCACCTCAGCCACAAGATTACGAGCCCTCAAAGTTTCAATCACCAATATACACAAAGCTGGGAAGTGTTCCACATCCACTTCAGCCACAAGATTACCAGCCCTCAAAGTTGCAGTTACCAATATACACAAAGCTGGGAACTGTTCCAGATGCCAATCTCTATTGTGGTGAATGCAATAATTGGCAATTTGCagttaaaaaaaatgtttcaaCCGATGAAGTTGGCATATTAGTTAGACAAATCATGTCTAATTTTGAAAATCAAGCTACAGATTTTAAGATTCCAGAGGTGAGAATG GTGCATCATCCTCAAACCAAAGGAAATTTGGAATCAGTGGTTTATCCATTCCAGCCACAAAATTTCACGTCGCAGCCACTGATGTACACAGAATTTGGAGATGCTCTACATAATACTGAAAGCAATGAGTTGCAATCTTCATTTGGGGATAATGACTCTTCTCTCACAAAGTTCTTGAATACAAATTTTGCTTACCAGGATTGTTACTCGGTTGATTAA
- the LOC112179852 gene encoding NAC domain-containing protein 68 translates to MMMSSGCITLPTGFRFQPSDEELLSHYLEKKNQCKDPQIEAIIPEIDVCKHEPRDLPALVFTRAEFLEREWFTMADSPDMQWYFFSPRVFKHSKSKSTRSNRTTEEGSWKKQGKDRRITQARSDKQIGGKRILTFYQTGLQKKQKTDWVIHEYYLTKADSDEQIGDFVLCRLKKKLDKSDHDKQDGPFCGGGEPSRGSCSMAFNVENQASKQLGNVLSISVEGQPDSCNSSDSDMVEELLDEPGNLDSLYNQPPPPDQLQSPIKLGNVSQTTNVHIDECRKRKYQFGDNDPSPTKKNHISTNDVDELVSNTASNSENHAADAIPKEYSQPGENLGSDSFQSLEPLSINRELRDCSHHNNFIRWDDFPPLIEGFDSSFAKFSDTVIDGGSSDRNT, encoded by the exons ATGATGATGAGCAGCGGCTGCATTACACTTCCTACGGGTTTCCGATTCCAGCCCTCCGACGAAGAGCTGCTGAGTCATTACTTGGAGAAGAagaatcagtgcaaggatcccCAAATCGAGGCCATCATCCCTGAAATCGATGTGTGCAAGCACGAGCCCCGTGACTTACCAG CACTGGTGTTCACAAGGGCGGAATTTCTGGAGAGGGAGTGGTTCACCATGGCGGACTCTCCGGACATGCAGTGGTACTTCTTCAGTCCGAGAGTTTTTAAACacagcaaaagcaaaagcactCGGTCCAACAGGACCACGGAGGAAGGCTCCTGGAAGAAGCAAGGCAAGGACCGCAGAATCACTCAGGCACGTTCTGATAAGCAGATTGGGGGGAAGAGGATCTTGACCTTCTACCAAACTGGATTGCAGAAAAAACAGAAGACTGACTGGGTTATTCATGAGTATTATCTCACTAAGGCCGATTCTGATGAGCAGATCGGGGACTTTGTTCTCTGCCGCTTGAAGAAAAAGCTAGACAAGTCTGATCATGATAAGCAGGATGGTCCATTCTGCGGTGGAGGTGAACCTAGTAGAGGTAGCTGCAGTATGGCCTTCAATGTTGAAAATCAAGCATCTAAACAGCTGGGAAATGTTCTTTCAATTTCTGTTGAAGGTCAACCTGATAGCTGCAATTCATCTGATTCCGATATGGTTGAAGAG CTACTTGATGAGCCCGGAAATCTGGACTCACTCTATAATCAACCTCCGCCACCTGATCAACTGCAGTCACCAATAAAGCTGGGCAATGTTTCACAAACCACCAATGTCCATATTGATGAATGTCGTAAGAGGAAATATCAATTTGGGGATAATGACCCTTCTCCTACTAAAAAGAATCATATTTCAACCAATGATGTTGATGAACTAGTTAGCAACACTGCATCTAATTCTGAAAATCATGCTGCAGATGCGATTCCAAAG GAGTATTCTCAACCAGGAGAAAATCTGGGATCTGATTCATTTCAGTCACTGGAACCACTATCAATAAACAGAGAACTGAGAGATTGTTCCCATCACAATAATTTTATTAGATGGGATGATTTTCCACCTTTAATAGAAGGTTTTGACTCTTCTTTCGCAAAGTTCTCAGATACAGTTATTGATGGTGGTAGCAGTGACAGAAACACCTAA